One window from the genome of Cricetulus griseus strain 17A/GY chromosome 2, alternate assembly CriGri-PICRH-1.0, whole genome shotgun sequence encodes:
- the Mbd1 gene encoding methyl-CpG-binding domain protein 1 isoform X12, with product MAGDWQDCPALGPGWKRREAFRKSGASCGRSDIYYLSPTGDKIRSKVELTRYLGPACDLTLFDFRQGILCYPAPKTHHPVTVPSKQKKKPSKPSKVKKRQVGPQKSEVKKETPQDENKAGTGTAPASLSAPGCCENCGNHFSWDGVKRQRLKTLCKDCRAQRIAFNREQRMFRRVGCGECTACLVKEDCGTCSICRLQLPHDVASGLFCKCEQRRCLRIVEKSRGCGVCRGCQTQEDCGRCRVCLRPSRPGVKRQWRCMQRRCFWGKHNCRKSGSKVAAQHHSQAQPRPPLPASKHPKPTELHISDLAPTSPAELIYYCVDEDELPYTNHRQNRKCGACAACLRRMDCGHCDFCCDKPKFGGSNQKRQKCRWRQCLQFAMKRLLPSTGSGSEEGAVSPPRHPCRKRPRSRQLHVSPSSKAPLAVLTIPPGPAQASAKQQVGRDSVLPPPDTDLVFLREGASSPLQVPGPAAASSEAPLQEAQCSAQSWAVTLPQVKQEKADAPEEWTAGTAFLTSSTLQPGCPSNVEEAVDPDLVPVKQEPAGPEEDREENRQDFVSASAPEEETGGVGTPVITEIFSLGGTRLRDAAAWLPRSKDFKKPEAKMQ from the exons ATGGCTGGGGACTGGCAGGACTGCCCAGCCCTGGGCCCTGGCTGGAAGCGACGTGAGGCCTTTCGAAAGTCAGGGGCCTCTTGTGGACGCTCAGACATCTATTATCTGAG CCCCACAGGAGACAAGATTCGAAGCAAAGTTGAGCTGACTCGATACCTAGGCCCCGCATGTGATCTTACCCTCTTTGACTTCAGACAAGGCATCTTGTGCTATCCAGCTCCCAAG ACCCATCATCCCGTGACTGTCCCTAGCAAGCAGAAAAAGAAGCCTTCTAAACCATCCAAGGTCAAGAAACGTCAGGTTGGGCCTCAGAAGAGTGAGGTCAAGAAGGAGACTCCACAGGATGAGAATAAGGCTGGCACTGGCACAGCTCCAGCTTCATTATCTGCACCTGG GTGCTGTGAGAATTGTGGAAACCACTTCTCATGGGATGGTGTCAAAAGGCAGAGGCTTAAGACATTGTGCAAAGACTGCCGAG CACAGAGAATTGCCTTCAACCGAGAACAGAGAATGTTTAGG AGAGTTGGCTGTGGAGAGTGTACAGCTTGCCTGGTAAAAGAAGACTGTGGGACTTGCTCTATCTGCCGCCTGCAGCTGCCCCATGATGTAGCCTCAGGACTCTTCTGCAAGTGTGAGCAGAGACGCTGCCTGCGGATTGTGGAGAAG agtcgAGGGTGTGGAGTGTGTCGGGGCTGTCAGACCCAAGAAGACTGTGGCCGCTGCCGAGTCTGCCTTCGCCCTTCCCGCCCTGGTGTCAAGCGCCAGTGGAGGTGTATGCAGCGGCGCTGCTTTTGG GGTAAACATAACTGTCGTAAGAGTGGCTCGAAGGTGGCTGCCCAACATCACTCCCAAGCTCAGCCACGGCCTCCACTTCCTGCATCGAAGCACCCAAAGCCCACAGAGCTG CACATCAGCGACCTAGCGCCCACATCACCTGCTGAGCTCATCTATTACTGTGTAGACGAGGACGAGCTA CCCTACACGAATCACCGGCAGAACCGCAAGTGCGGGGCCTGTGCAGCCTGCCTACGGCGGATGGACTGTGGCCACTGCGATTTCTGCTGCGACAAGCCCAAATTCGGGGGCAGCAACCAGAAGCGCCAGAAGTGTCGTTGGCGCCAGTGCCTGCAATTTGCTATG AAGCGGCTGCTGCCCAGTACTGGGTCAGGGTCTGAGGAGGGAGCAGTGTCACCCCCACGTCATCCTTGTCGAAAGAGGCCTCGTTCTCGACAGCTCCATGTGAGCCCTTCCTCAAAGGCCCCTTTGGCTGTGCTTACAATCCCACCAGGCCCTGCCCAGGCTTCAGCCAAGCAGCAAGTAGGTAGAGACTCTGTGCTGCCCCCACCTGACACAGACCTTGTGTTTTTACGAGAAGGTGCCAGCAGTCCTTTGCAGGTGCCTGGCCCTGCTGCAGCTTCCTCAGAAGCCCCATTACAG GAGGCCCAGTGCTCTGCCCAGAGTTGGGCTGTGACCTTGCCTCAGGTGAAACAAGAGAAGGCCGATGCTCCAGAGGAGTGGACAGCAGGCACAGCCTTTCTGACTTCATCCACGTTGCAGCCTGGCTGCCCTAGCAATGTTGAGGAG GCAGTAGACCCAGACCTTGTACCTGTGAAACAAGAGCCTGCTGGCCCTGAGGAGGatagagaagaaaacagacaagatTTTGTCTCTGCATCAGCcccagaggaggagacaggaggggtTGGCACACCAGTG ATCACAGAGATTTTCAGCCTGGGTGGAACCCGCCTCCGGGATGCAGCAGCCTGGTTGCCAAG GTCCAAGGACTTTAAAAAACCTGAAGCTAAAATGCAGTAG
- the Mbd1 gene encoding methyl-CpG-binding domain protein 1 isoform X14: MAGDWQDCPALGPGWKRREAFRKSGASCGRSDIYYLSPTGDKIRSKVELTRYLGPACDLTLFDFRQGILCYPAPKTHHPVTVPSKQKKKPSKPSKVKKRQVGPQKSEVKKETPQDENKAGTGTAPASLSAPGCCENCGNHFSWDGVKRQRLKTLCKDCRAQRIAFNREQRMFRRVGCGECTACLVKEDCGTCSICRLQLPHDVASGLFCKCEQRRCLRIVEKSRGCGVCRGCQTQEDCGRCRVCLRPSRPGVKRQWRCMQRRCFWGKHNCRKSGSKVAAQHHSQAQPRPPLPASKHPKPTELHISDLAPTSPAELIYYCVDEDELKRLLPSTGSGSEEGAVSPPRHPCRKRPRSRQLHVSPSSKAPLAVLTIPPGPAQASAKQQVGRDSVLPPPDTDLVFLREGASSPLQVPGPAAASSEAPLQEAQCSAQSWAVTLPQVKQEKADAPEEWTAGTAFLTSSTLQPGCPSNVEEAVDPDLVPVKQEPAGPEEDREENRQDFVSASAPEEETGGVGTPVITEIFSLGGTRLRDAAAWLPRSKDFKKPEAKMQ; encoded by the exons ATGGCTGGGGACTGGCAGGACTGCCCAGCCCTGGGCCCTGGCTGGAAGCGACGTGAGGCCTTTCGAAAGTCAGGGGCCTCTTGTGGACGCTCAGACATCTATTATCTGAG CCCCACAGGAGACAAGATTCGAAGCAAAGTTGAGCTGACTCGATACCTAGGCCCCGCATGTGATCTTACCCTCTTTGACTTCAGACAAGGCATCTTGTGCTATCCAGCTCCCAAG ACCCATCATCCCGTGACTGTCCCTAGCAAGCAGAAAAAGAAGCCTTCTAAACCATCCAAGGTCAAGAAACGTCAGGTTGGGCCTCAGAAGAGTGAGGTCAAGAAGGAGACTCCACAGGATGAGAATAAGGCTGGCACTGGCACAGCTCCAGCTTCATTATCTGCACCTGG GTGCTGTGAGAATTGTGGAAACCACTTCTCATGGGATGGTGTCAAAAGGCAGAGGCTTAAGACATTGTGCAAAGACTGCCGAG CACAGAGAATTGCCTTCAACCGAGAACAGAGAATGTTTAGG AGAGTTGGCTGTGGAGAGTGTACAGCTTGCCTGGTAAAAGAAGACTGTGGGACTTGCTCTATCTGCCGCCTGCAGCTGCCCCATGATGTAGCCTCAGGACTCTTCTGCAAGTGTGAGCAGAGACGCTGCCTGCGGATTGTGGAGAAG agtcgAGGGTGTGGAGTGTGTCGGGGCTGTCAGACCCAAGAAGACTGTGGCCGCTGCCGAGTCTGCCTTCGCCCTTCCCGCCCTGGTGTCAAGCGCCAGTGGAGGTGTATGCAGCGGCGCTGCTTTTGG GGTAAACATAACTGTCGTAAGAGTGGCTCGAAGGTGGCTGCCCAACATCACTCCCAAGCTCAGCCACGGCCTCCACTTCCTGCATCGAAGCACCCAAAGCCCACAGAGCTG CACATCAGCGACCTAGCGCCCACATCACCTGCTGAGCTCATCTATTACTGTGTAGACGAGGACGAGCTA AAGCGGCTGCTGCCCAGTACTGGGTCAGGGTCTGAGGAGGGAGCAGTGTCACCCCCACGTCATCCTTGTCGAAAGAGGCCTCGTTCTCGACAGCTCCATGTGAGCCCTTCCTCAAAGGCCCCTTTGGCTGTGCTTACAATCCCACCAGGCCCTGCCCAGGCTTCAGCCAAGCAGCAAGTAGGTAGAGACTCTGTGCTGCCCCCACCTGACACAGACCTTGTGTTTTTACGAGAAGGTGCCAGCAGTCCTTTGCAGGTGCCTGGCCCTGCTGCAGCTTCCTCAGAAGCCCCATTACAG GAGGCCCAGTGCTCTGCCCAGAGTTGGGCTGTGACCTTGCCTCAGGTGAAACAAGAGAAGGCCGATGCTCCAGAGGAGTGGACAGCAGGCACAGCCTTTCTGACTTCATCCACGTTGCAGCCTGGCTGCCCTAGCAATGTTGAGGAG GCAGTAGACCCAGACCTTGTACCTGTGAAACAAGAGCCTGCTGGCCCTGAGGAGGatagagaagaaaacagacaagatTTTGTCTCTGCATCAGCcccagaggaggagacaggaggggtTGGCACACCAGTG ATCACAGAGATTTTCAGCCTGGGTGGAACCCGCCTCCGGGATGCAGCAGCCTGGTTGCCAAG GTCCAAGGACTTTAAAAAACCTGAAGCTAAAATGCAGTAG
- the Mbd1 gene encoding methyl-CpG-binding domain protein 1 isoform X9 has translation MAGDWQDCPALGPGWKRREAFRKSGASCGRSDIYYLSPTGDKIRSKVELTRYLGPACDLTLFDFRQGILCYPAPKTHHPVTVPSKQKKKPSKPSKVKKRQVGPQKSEVKKETPQDENKAGTGTAPASLSAPGCCENCGNHFSWDGVKRQRLKTLCKDCRAQRIAFNREQRMFRRVGCGECTACLVKEDCGTCSICRLQLPHDVASGLFCKCEQRRCLRIVEKSRGCGVCRGCQTQEDCGRCRVCLRPSRPGVKRQWRCMQRRCFWGKHNCRKSGSKVAAQHHSQAQPRPPLPASKHPKPTELHISDLAPTSPAELIYYCVDEDELKRLLPSTGSGSEEGAVSPPRHPCRKRPRSRQLHVSPSSKAPLAVLTIPPGPAQASAKQQVGRDSVLPPPDTDLVFLREGASSPLQVPGPAAASSEAPLQEAQCSAQSWAVTLPQVKQEKADAPEEWTAGTAFLTSSTLQPGCPSNVEEAVDPDLVPVKQEPAGPEEDREENRQDFVSASAPEEETGGVGTPVITEIFSLGGTRLRDAAAWLPRCPIQLHKLLAVNENEYFTELQLKEEVL, from the exons ATGGCTGGGGACTGGCAGGACTGCCCAGCCCTGGGCCCTGGCTGGAAGCGACGTGAGGCCTTTCGAAAGTCAGGGGCCTCTTGTGGACGCTCAGACATCTATTATCTGAG CCCCACAGGAGACAAGATTCGAAGCAAAGTTGAGCTGACTCGATACCTAGGCCCCGCATGTGATCTTACCCTCTTTGACTTCAGACAAGGCATCTTGTGCTATCCAGCTCCCAAG ACCCATCATCCCGTGACTGTCCCTAGCAAGCAGAAAAAGAAGCCTTCTAAACCATCCAAGGTCAAGAAACGTCAGGTTGGGCCTCAGAAGAGTGAGGTCAAGAAGGAGACTCCACAGGATGAGAATAAGGCTGGCACTGGCACAGCTCCAGCTTCATTATCTGCACCTGG GTGCTGTGAGAATTGTGGAAACCACTTCTCATGGGATGGTGTCAAAAGGCAGAGGCTTAAGACATTGTGCAAAGACTGCCGAG CACAGAGAATTGCCTTCAACCGAGAACAGAGAATGTTTAGG AGAGTTGGCTGTGGAGAGTGTACAGCTTGCCTGGTAAAAGAAGACTGTGGGACTTGCTCTATCTGCCGCCTGCAGCTGCCCCATGATGTAGCCTCAGGACTCTTCTGCAAGTGTGAGCAGAGACGCTGCCTGCGGATTGTGGAGAAG agtcgAGGGTGTGGAGTGTGTCGGGGCTGTCAGACCCAAGAAGACTGTGGCCGCTGCCGAGTCTGCCTTCGCCCTTCCCGCCCTGGTGTCAAGCGCCAGTGGAGGTGTATGCAGCGGCGCTGCTTTTGG GGTAAACATAACTGTCGTAAGAGTGGCTCGAAGGTGGCTGCCCAACATCACTCCCAAGCTCAGCCACGGCCTCCACTTCCTGCATCGAAGCACCCAAAGCCCACAGAGCTG CACATCAGCGACCTAGCGCCCACATCACCTGCTGAGCTCATCTATTACTGTGTAGACGAGGACGAGCTA AAGCGGCTGCTGCCCAGTACTGGGTCAGGGTCTGAGGAGGGAGCAGTGTCACCCCCACGTCATCCTTGTCGAAAGAGGCCTCGTTCTCGACAGCTCCATGTGAGCCCTTCCTCAAAGGCCCCTTTGGCTGTGCTTACAATCCCACCAGGCCCTGCCCAGGCTTCAGCCAAGCAGCAAGTAGGTAGAGACTCTGTGCTGCCCCCACCTGACACAGACCTTGTGTTTTTACGAGAAGGTGCCAGCAGTCCTTTGCAGGTGCCTGGCCCTGCTGCAGCTTCCTCAGAAGCCCCATTACAG GAGGCCCAGTGCTCTGCCCAGAGTTGGGCTGTGACCTTGCCTCAGGTGAAACAAGAGAAGGCCGATGCTCCAGAGGAGTGGACAGCAGGCACAGCCTTTCTGACTTCATCCACGTTGCAGCCTGGCTGCCCTAGCAATGTTGAGGAG GCAGTAGACCCAGACCTTGTACCTGTGAAACAAGAGCCTGCTGGCCCTGAGGAGGatagagaagaaaacagacaagatTTTGTCTCTGCATCAGCcccagaggaggagacaggaggggtTGGCACACCAGTG ATCACAGAGATTTTCAGCCTGGGTGGAACCCGCCTCCGGGATGCAGCAGCCTGGTTGCCAAGGTGCCCCATACA gctACATAAACTGTTAGCAGTAAATGAAAATGAGTATTTTACTGAACTGCAGTTGAAAGAAGAAGTACTGTAG
- the Mbd1 gene encoding methyl-CpG-binding domain protein 1 isoform X5 yields MAGDWQDCPALGPGWKRREAFRKSGASCGRSDIYYLSPTGDKIRSKVELTRYLGPACDLTLFDFRQGILCYPAPKTHHPVTVPSKQKKKPSKPSKVKKRQVGPQKSEVKKETPQDENKAGTGTAPASLSAPGCCENCGNHFSWDGVKRQRLKTLCKDCRAQRIAFNREQRMFRRVGCGECTACLVKEDCGTCSICRLQLPHDVASGLFCKCEQRRCLRIVEKSRGCGVCRGCQTQEDCGRCRVCLRPSRPGVKRQWRCMQRRCFWGKHNCRKSGSKVAAQHHSQAQPRPPLPASKHPKPTELHISDLAPTSPAELIYYCVDEDELQPYTNHRQNRKCGACAACLRRMDCGHCDFCCDKPKFGGSNQKRQKCRWRQCLQFAMKRLLPSTGSGSEEGAVSPPRHPCRKRPRSRQLHVSPSSKAPLAVLTIPPGPAQASAKQQVGRDSVLPPPDTDLVFLREGASSPLQVPGPAAASSEAPLQEAQCSAQSWAVTLPQVKQEKADAPEEWTAGTAFLTSSTLQPGCPSNVEEAVDPDLVPVKQEPAGPEEDREENRQDFVSASAPEEETGGVGTPVITEIFSLGGTRLRDAAAWLPRCPIQSKDFKKPEAKMQ; encoded by the exons ATGGCTGGGGACTGGCAGGACTGCCCAGCCCTGGGCCCTGGCTGGAAGCGACGTGAGGCCTTTCGAAAGTCAGGGGCCTCTTGTGGACGCTCAGACATCTATTATCTGAG CCCCACAGGAGACAAGATTCGAAGCAAAGTTGAGCTGACTCGATACCTAGGCCCCGCATGTGATCTTACCCTCTTTGACTTCAGACAAGGCATCTTGTGCTATCCAGCTCCCAAG ACCCATCATCCCGTGACTGTCCCTAGCAAGCAGAAAAAGAAGCCTTCTAAACCATCCAAGGTCAAGAAACGTCAGGTTGGGCCTCAGAAGAGTGAGGTCAAGAAGGAGACTCCACAGGATGAGAATAAGGCTGGCACTGGCACAGCTCCAGCTTCATTATCTGCACCTGG GTGCTGTGAGAATTGTGGAAACCACTTCTCATGGGATGGTGTCAAAAGGCAGAGGCTTAAGACATTGTGCAAAGACTGCCGAG CACAGAGAATTGCCTTCAACCGAGAACAGAGAATGTTTAGG AGAGTTGGCTGTGGAGAGTGTACAGCTTGCCTGGTAAAAGAAGACTGTGGGACTTGCTCTATCTGCCGCCTGCAGCTGCCCCATGATGTAGCCTCAGGACTCTTCTGCAAGTGTGAGCAGAGACGCTGCCTGCGGATTGTGGAGAAG agtcgAGGGTGTGGAGTGTGTCGGGGCTGTCAGACCCAAGAAGACTGTGGCCGCTGCCGAGTCTGCCTTCGCCCTTCCCGCCCTGGTGTCAAGCGCCAGTGGAGGTGTATGCAGCGGCGCTGCTTTTGG GGTAAACATAACTGTCGTAAGAGTGGCTCGAAGGTGGCTGCCCAACATCACTCCCAAGCTCAGCCACGGCCTCCACTTCCTGCATCGAAGCACCCAAAGCCCACAGAGCTG CACATCAGCGACCTAGCGCCCACATCACCTGCTGAGCTCATCTATTACTGTGTAGACGAGGACGAGCTA CAGCCCTACACGAATCACCGGCAGAACCGCAAGTGCGGGGCCTGTGCAGCCTGCCTACGGCGGATGGACTGTGGCCACTGCGATTTCTGCTGCGACAAGCCCAAATTCGGGGGCAGCAACCAGAAGCGCCAGAAGTGTCGTTGGCGCCAGTGCCTGCAATTTGCTATG AAGCGGCTGCTGCCCAGTACTGGGTCAGGGTCTGAGGAGGGAGCAGTGTCACCCCCACGTCATCCTTGTCGAAAGAGGCCTCGTTCTCGACAGCTCCATGTGAGCCCTTCCTCAAAGGCCCCTTTGGCTGTGCTTACAATCCCACCAGGCCCTGCCCAGGCTTCAGCCAAGCAGCAAGTAGGTAGAGACTCTGTGCTGCCCCCACCTGACACAGACCTTGTGTTTTTACGAGAAGGTGCCAGCAGTCCTTTGCAGGTGCCTGGCCCTGCTGCAGCTTCCTCAGAAGCCCCATTACAG GAGGCCCAGTGCTCTGCCCAGAGTTGGGCTGTGACCTTGCCTCAGGTGAAACAAGAGAAGGCCGATGCTCCAGAGGAGTGGACAGCAGGCACAGCCTTTCTGACTTCATCCACGTTGCAGCCTGGCTGCCCTAGCAATGTTGAGGAG GCAGTAGACCCAGACCTTGTACCTGTGAAACAAGAGCCTGCTGGCCCTGAGGAGGatagagaagaaaacagacaagatTTTGTCTCTGCATCAGCcccagaggaggagacaggaggggtTGGCACACCAGTG ATCACAGAGATTTTCAGCCTGGGTGGAACCCGCCTCCGGGATGCAGCAGCCTGGTTGCCAAGGTGCCCCATACA GTCCAAGGACTTTAAAAAACCTGAAGCTAAAATGCAGTAG
- the Mbd1 gene encoding methyl-CpG-binding domain protein 1 isoform X7, with protein MAGDWQDCPALGPGWKRREAFRKSGASCGRSDIYYLSPTGDKIRSKVELTRYLGPACDLTLFDFRQGILCYPAPKTHHPVTVPSKQKKKPSKPSKVKKRQVGPQKSEVKKETPQDENKAGTGTAPASLSAPGCCENCGNHFSWDGVKRQRLKTLCKDCRAQRIAFNREQRMFRRVGCGECTACLVKEDCGTCSICRLQLPHDVASGLFCKCEQRRCLRIVEKSRGCGVCRGCQTQEDCGRCRVCLRPSRPGVKRQWRCMQRRCFWGKHNCRKSGSKVAAQHHSQAQPRPPLPASKHPKPTELHISDLAPTSPAELIYYCVDEDELQPYTNHRQNRKCGACAACLRRMDCGHCDFCCDKPKFGGSNQKRQKCRWRQCLQFAMKRLLPSTGSGSEEGAVSPPRHPCRKRPRSRQLHVSPSSKAPLAVLTIPPGPAQASAKQQVGRDSVLPPPDTDLVFLREGASSPLQVPGPAAASSEAPLQEAQCSAQSWAVTLPQVKQEKADAPEEWTAGTAFLTSSTLQPGCPSNVEEAVDPDLVPVKQEPAGPEEDREENRQDFVSASAPEEETGGVGTPVITEIFSLGGTRLRDAAAWLPRSKDFKKPEAKMQ; from the exons ATGGCTGGGGACTGGCAGGACTGCCCAGCCCTGGGCCCTGGCTGGAAGCGACGTGAGGCCTTTCGAAAGTCAGGGGCCTCTTGTGGACGCTCAGACATCTATTATCTGAG CCCCACAGGAGACAAGATTCGAAGCAAAGTTGAGCTGACTCGATACCTAGGCCCCGCATGTGATCTTACCCTCTTTGACTTCAGACAAGGCATCTTGTGCTATCCAGCTCCCAAG ACCCATCATCCCGTGACTGTCCCTAGCAAGCAGAAAAAGAAGCCTTCTAAACCATCCAAGGTCAAGAAACGTCAGGTTGGGCCTCAGAAGAGTGAGGTCAAGAAGGAGACTCCACAGGATGAGAATAAGGCTGGCACTGGCACAGCTCCAGCTTCATTATCTGCACCTGG GTGCTGTGAGAATTGTGGAAACCACTTCTCATGGGATGGTGTCAAAAGGCAGAGGCTTAAGACATTGTGCAAAGACTGCCGAG CACAGAGAATTGCCTTCAACCGAGAACAGAGAATGTTTAGG AGAGTTGGCTGTGGAGAGTGTACAGCTTGCCTGGTAAAAGAAGACTGTGGGACTTGCTCTATCTGCCGCCTGCAGCTGCCCCATGATGTAGCCTCAGGACTCTTCTGCAAGTGTGAGCAGAGACGCTGCCTGCGGATTGTGGAGAAG agtcgAGGGTGTGGAGTGTGTCGGGGCTGTCAGACCCAAGAAGACTGTGGCCGCTGCCGAGTCTGCCTTCGCCCTTCCCGCCCTGGTGTCAAGCGCCAGTGGAGGTGTATGCAGCGGCGCTGCTTTTGG GGTAAACATAACTGTCGTAAGAGTGGCTCGAAGGTGGCTGCCCAACATCACTCCCAAGCTCAGCCACGGCCTCCACTTCCTGCATCGAAGCACCCAAAGCCCACAGAGCTG CACATCAGCGACCTAGCGCCCACATCACCTGCTGAGCTCATCTATTACTGTGTAGACGAGGACGAGCTA CAGCCCTACACGAATCACCGGCAGAACCGCAAGTGCGGGGCCTGTGCAGCCTGCCTACGGCGGATGGACTGTGGCCACTGCGATTTCTGCTGCGACAAGCCCAAATTCGGGGGCAGCAACCAGAAGCGCCAGAAGTGTCGTTGGCGCCAGTGCCTGCAATTTGCTATG AAGCGGCTGCTGCCCAGTACTGGGTCAGGGTCTGAGGAGGGAGCAGTGTCACCCCCACGTCATCCTTGTCGAAAGAGGCCTCGTTCTCGACAGCTCCATGTGAGCCCTTCCTCAAAGGCCCCTTTGGCTGTGCTTACAATCCCACCAGGCCCTGCCCAGGCTTCAGCCAAGCAGCAAGTAGGTAGAGACTCTGTGCTGCCCCCACCTGACACAGACCTTGTGTTTTTACGAGAAGGTGCCAGCAGTCCTTTGCAGGTGCCTGGCCCTGCTGCAGCTTCCTCAGAAGCCCCATTACAG GAGGCCCAGTGCTCTGCCCAGAGTTGGGCTGTGACCTTGCCTCAGGTGAAACAAGAGAAGGCCGATGCTCCAGAGGAGTGGACAGCAGGCACAGCCTTTCTGACTTCATCCACGTTGCAGCCTGGCTGCCCTAGCAATGTTGAGGAG GCAGTAGACCCAGACCTTGTACCTGTGAAACAAGAGCCTGCTGGCCCTGAGGAGGatagagaagaaaacagacaagatTTTGTCTCTGCATCAGCcccagaggaggagacaggaggggtTGGCACACCAGTG ATCACAGAGATTTTCAGCCTGGGTGGAACCCGCCTCCGGGATGCAGCAGCCTGGTTGCCAAG GTCCAAGGACTTTAAAAAACCTGAAGCTAAAATGCAGTAG
- the Mbd1 gene encoding methyl-CpG-binding domain protein 1 isoform X8, which produces MAGDWQDCPALGPGWKRREAFRKSGASCGRSDIYYLSPTGDKIRSKVELTRYLGPACDLTLFDFRQGILCYPAPKTHHPVTVPSKQKKKPSKPSKVKKRQVGPQKSEVKKETPQDENKAGTGTAPASLSAPGCCENCGNHFSWDGVKRQRLKTLCKDCRAQRIAFNREQRMFRRVGCGECTACLVKEDCGTCSICRLQLPHDVASGLFCKCEQRRCLRIVEKSRGCGVCRGCQTQEDCGRCRVCLRPSRPGVKRQWRCMQRRCFWGKHNCRKSGSKVAAQHHSQAQPRPPLPASKHPKPTELHISDLAPTSPAELIYYCVDEDELQPYTNHRQNRKCGACAACLRRMDCGHCDFCCDKPKFGGSNQKRQKCRWRQCLQFAMKRLLPSTGSGSEEGAVSPPRHPCRKRPRSRQLHVSPSSKAPLAVLTIPPGPAQASAKQQVGRDSVLPPPDTDLVFLREGASSPLQVPGPAAASSEAPLQEAQCSAQSWAVTLPQVKQEKADAPEEWTAGTAFLTSSTLQPGCPSNVEEAVDPDLVPVKQEPAGPEEDREENRQDFVSASAPEEETGGVGTPVITEIFSLGGTRLRDAAAWLPRALLLGKEQKD; this is translated from the exons ATGGCTGGGGACTGGCAGGACTGCCCAGCCCTGGGCCCTGGCTGGAAGCGACGTGAGGCCTTTCGAAAGTCAGGGGCCTCTTGTGGACGCTCAGACATCTATTATCTGAG CCCCACAGGAGACAAGATTCGAAGCAAAGTTGAGCTGACTCGATACCTAGGCCCCGCATGTGATCTTACCCTCTTTGACTTCAGACAAGGCATCTTGTGCTATCCAGCTCCCAAG ACCCATCATCCCGTGACTGTCCCTAGCAAGCAGAAAAAGAAGCCTTCTAAACCATCCAAGGTCAAGAAACGTCAGGTTGGGCCTCAGAAGAGTGAGGTCAAGAAGGAGACTCCACAGGATGAGAATAAGGCTGGCACTGGCACAGCTCCAGCTTCATTATCTGCACCTGG GTGCTGTGAGAATTGTGGAAACCACTTCTCATGGGATGGTGTCAAAAGGCAGAGGCTTAAGACATTGTGCAAAGACTGCCGAG CACAGAGAATTGCCTTCAACCGAGAACAGAGAATGTTTAGG AGAGTTGGCTGTGGAGAGTGTACAGCTTGCCTGGTAAAAGAAGACTGTGGGACTTGCTCTATCTGCCGCCTGCAGCTGCCCCATGATGTAGCCTCAGGACTCTTCTGCAAGTGTGAGCAGAGACGCTGCCTGCGGATTGTGGAGAAG agtcgAGGGTGTGGAGTGTGTCGGGGCTGTCAGACCCAAGAAGACTGTGGCCGCTGCCGAGTCTGCCTTCGCCCTTCCCGCCCTGGTGTCAAGCGCCAGTGGAGGTGTATGCAGCGGCGCTGCTTTTGG GGTAAACATAACTGTCGTAAGAGTGGCTCGAAGGTGGCTGCCCAACATCACTCCCAAGCTCAGCCACGGCCTCCACTTCCTGCATCGAAGCACCCAAAGCCCACAGAGCTG CACATCAGCGACCTAGCGCCCACATCACCTGCTGAGCTCATCTATTACTGTGTAGACGAGGACGAGCTA CAGCCCTACACGAATCACCGGCAGAACCGCAAGTGCGGGGCCTGTGCAGCCTGCCTACGGCGGATGGACTGTGGCCACTGCGATTTCTGCTGCGACAAGCCCAAATTCGGGGGCAGCAACCAGAAGCGCCAGAAGTGTCGTTGGCGCCAGTGCCTGCAATTTGCTATG AAGCGGCTGCTGCCCAGTACTGGGTCAGGGTCTGAGGAGGGAGCAGTGTCACCCCCACGTCATCCTTGTCGAAAGAGGCCTCGTTCTCGACAGCTCCATGTGAGCCCTTCCTCAAAGGCCCCTTTGGCTGTGCTTACAATCCCACCAGGCCCTGCCCAGGCTTCAGCCAAGCAGCAAGTAGGTAGAGACTCTGTGCTGCCCCCACCTGACACAGACCTTGTGTTTTTACGAGAAGGTGCCAGCAGTCCTTTGCAGGTGCCTGGCCCTGCTGCAGCTTCCTCAGAAGCCCCATTACAG GAGGCCCAGTGCTCTGCCCAGAGTTGGGCTGTGACCTTGCCTCAGGTGAAACAAGAGAAGGCCGATGCTCCAGAGGAGTGGACAGCAGGCACAGCCTTTCTGACTTCATCCACGTTGCAGCCTGGCTGCCCTAGCAATGTTGAGGAG GCAGTAGACCCAGACCTTGTACCTGTGAAACAAGAGCCTGCTGGCCCTGAGGAGGatagagaagaaaacagacaagatTTTGTCTCTGCATCAGCcccagaggaggagacaggaggggtTGGCACACCAGTG ATCACAGAGATTTTCAGCCTGGGTGGAACCCGCCTCCGGGATGCAGCAGCCTGGTTGCCAAG GGCTCTCCTCTTGGGAAAGGAACAGAAGGACTGA